Part of the Arvicanthis niloticus isolate mArvNil1 chromosome 2, mArvNil1.pat.X, whole genome shotgun sequence genome, TTCCTGAATCTGTTTTCCTGTCTGTGAAATAGgttaaagaagagagagcagagtccCTTAGAGCCAGTGTGGGAGGAGCCTGCCCTGTGCTGTAGCTATTGCCATTTGTACTAAGTGCGCGGTGCCCCCAGCCTCACACAGGTGCCCTCAAGAGACCGGCTGGGAGCACTTGGCCTTTGTGGAGAGGGTTACTACTGCCATGGTCAACATCAGTATGAAAATACAGTAGGCCCCTCTGCTGGGTGTCCCATCCTCTTCTGAGAAAATGACACCTATCTGACACAGTATTGAAAACTGGTGTGAAAACTAGACTCTGATCAAGAACATATGGTGTTAAGTAAAAGCAcagtttcactttttaaaatggcGGTGGTGATACAGCTCTTGTATAGCATGCTAGAAGTCTTAGGTTTGGTCCTTAGCAACTCATAAACTGAGTGTGGTAGCTTAGGAAGTACACAGGATCAGAAGCTTAAGGTCATCATTGGTTGTGTCCTggatgagtctgaggccagcctaacactagataagaccctatctcagatgTGGAACCAGAAGTCGATGAAAACGCTGAGTGCAGCCGGGTTAACGGGGCCATGGTTTCTCCTTCATCTCATGCCTTTTATAGTTTTCCAGATGGTCTCTAGTGAACTTCCAGGGATAGACACTTCCTGTAGCCCACTCACTACAGTTTTGTAGAGCAGAGTAAGCTTAGTTAGCCACCTCTGCAGAAAGTTCTGGGATTCCAGGGCCTCCTCTCACACTCGTGTTTGTGGCGCAGGCCAGCTCTTCCTAAAGCAGCTCCTGGTTCAACATTTCTCACACTAGGCCAGCCATTGGAGCCCAGACACCAGTTAGACCCAGGTTTCCAGGCTTCCAGTCCAGCCAGGTGAGCTCCCTGGGGAGGCATTCCTTCACTTGCTGTTTACAGCTCCCTTCCTCACACCACAGATCACTCACAGGAAGTTACCCATAGCCTCCCTCTTGCACCCCCACCTCCAGGAGTCCCTCACTAGACTTGCTGTCTGTCTCCATAGCCCTGTTTACACCTACTGTGTATAAATGTGGAGAcgtgttttggtttcttttgtttttgagacagggtctcgctatgtagccctggctagtctaGAACTCTTTATGTAAACCATTCTGgcttcaaacacacagagatgtgcctgcttctgttggaactaaaggtgtgtgccgccactaTGTTTGTAGATTTTTAGACTTCATGATTTATGAGTTTTGGAGGGCTAGAGGAAGGATCAGCGGTTAAAaatgctggctgctctttcagagaacctggctTCAATttttagcacctacatggtgctacaacctcctgtaacttcagttccatgggAATCAGACTCCCTGTCTGGCCTCCGTGGGTACGAGACATATACTGGTACATagccatacatgcaggccaaacacccataTGTATAAAGTAAAGTAATTTAAAAGGTTGTTTTGCCAGGCATGatagtgtatacctttaatcccagcacttgggaacagaggcaggcatccctttgtgaatttaaggccagccttgtctacagagttctGGGCTAGCCAGGAGTATatagactctatctcaaaaaacaaaacaaagccaaaaaagaCTGAGTCTTGGTCTTCCTCACTGCAGAAACTCCTCCAAGTCACTGTTGCCGCTTCATGGAGCTGGTCCTCTGGCTACGTTTTGggtaggtttttgttgtttggtttttttgtttgttttgttttgtttttgacaaattctctgtgtagctctggctggtcttgaactcactctgtatacagaccaagctggcctggaactcagaaccctgcctctgcctcttgagtgattaagattaaagacatgtaccgggcagtggtggcgcacgcctttaatcccagcacttgggaggcagaggcaggcggatttctgagttcgaggccagcctggcttacagagtgagttccaggacagccaggactacacagagaaaccctgtcttgaaaaaaccaacccccctacccccaaaaaagaaaaaaaaaaagattaaagacatgtgtgtgtcaccacacctaacTTGTAGGATGGAGTTTTGGACAATGGTGGAATTTTTATCTTCTTCCCTCATCCTTGGGGTCCAGACTTGTGAGACTGCCTTGTGATAAACCCCTCTTCTGGGTCCCTTTCAGGTTAAACCATGATTCCGGTGACAGAGCTCCGCTACTTTGCGGACACACAGCCAGCATACCGGATCCTGAAGCCATGGTGGGATGTGTTCACTGACTACATCTCCATTGTCATGCTGATGATTGCTGTCTTTGGGGGGACGCTGCAAGTCACCCAGGACAAGATGATCTGCCTACCTTGTAAGTGGGTCACCAAAGACTCTTGTAACGACTCCTTCCGGGGCTGGGCAGCTTCCAGCCCAGAGCCTACGTACCCCAACTCCACAGTCCTGCCGACTCCTGACACAGGCCCCACAGGTATCAAGTATGACCTAGATCGCCACCAGTACAACTATGTGGATGCTGTGTGTTACGAGAACCGCCTGCATTGGTTTGCCAAGTACTTCCCCTACCTCGTGCTCCTGCACACCCTCATCTTCCTGGCCTGTAGCAACTTCTGGTTCAAGTTCCCACGCACCAGTTCGAAGCTGGAACATTTTGTGTCTATCCTGCTCAAGTGCTTCGATTCACCATGGACCACACGGGCCCTGTCAGAGACAGTAGTGGAGGAGAGTGATCCCAAGCCAGCCTTCAGCAAGATGAACGGCTCCATGGACAAGAAGTCTTCTACAGTCAGTGAGGATGTGGAGGCCACTGTGCCCATGCTACAGCGGACCAAGTCACGGATTGAGCAGGGCATTGTTGACCGATCCGAGACGGGCGTGCTGGATAAGAAGGAAGGGGAGCAGGCGAAGGCACTGTTTGAGAAGGTGAAGAAGTTCCGGACCCATGTGGAGGAGGGAGACATTGTGTACCGCCTCTACATGCGGCAGACCATCATCAAGGTGATCAAGTTCGTGCTCATCATCTGCTACACCGTCTACTACGTGCACAACATCAAATTCGATGTGGACTGCACCGTGGACATCGAGAGCCTGACCGGCTACCGCACCTACCGCTGTGCCCACCCCCTGGCCACCCTCTTCAAGATCTTGGCATCCTTCTACATCAGCTTGGTCATCTTCTATGGTCTCATCTGCATGTACACACTGTGGTGGATGCTGCGGCGCTCCCTCAAGAAGTACTCATTTGAGTCGATCCGAGAGGAGAGCAGCTACAGTGACATCCCAGATGTCAAGAACGACTTTGCCTTCATGCTGCACCTCATCGACCAGTATGACCCCCTCTACTCAAAGCGCTTTGCCGTCTTCTTGTCTGAGGTGAGTGAAAACAAACTGCGCCAGCTGAACCTCAATAATGAGTGGACACTGGACAAGCTGCGCCAGCGGCTCACCAAAAATGCCCAGGACAAGCTGGAGCTGCACCTGTTCATGCTCAGTGGCATCCCTGACACTGTGTTTGACCTGGTTGAGTTAGAGGTCCTGAAGCTGGAACTGATACCCGATGTGACCATCCCGCCCAGCATTGCCCAGCTCACAGGCCTCAAGGAGCTGTGGCTGTACCACACAGCAGCCAAGATCGAGGCTCCTGCCCTGGCCTTCCTGCGTGAGAACCTGCGGGCACTGCACATCAAGTTCACAGACATCAAGGAGATCCCACTGTGGATCTACAGCCTGAAGACGCTGGAGGAGCTGCACCTGACAGGCAACCTGAGCGCAGAGAACAACCGCTACATCGTCATCGATGGGCTGCGGGAGCTCAAACGTCTCAAGGTGCTGCGGCTCAAAAGCAACCTGAGCAAGCTGCCGCAGGTGGTCACGGATGTGGGCGTGCACCTGCAGAAGCTGTCCATCAACAATGAGGGCACCAAGCTCATCGTCCTCAACAGCCTCAAGAAGATGGTTAACCTGACGGAGCTGGAGCTGATCCGCTGTGACCTGGAGCGTATTCCTCACTCCATCTTTAGCCTCCACAACCTGCAGGAGATTGACCTGAAGGACAACAACCTTAAGACCATCGAGGAGATCATCAGCTTCCAGCATCTGCACCGCCTCACCTGCCTTAAGCTGTGGTACAACCACATCGCCTACATCCCCGTCCAGGTCGGCAACCTCACCAACCTCGAGCGGCTCTACCTGAACCGCAACAAGATCGAGAAAATCCCCACCCAGCTCTTCTACTGCCGCAAGCTGCGCTACCTGGACCTCAGCCACAACAACCTGACCTTCCTCCCCGCCGACATTGGCCTCCTGCAGAACCTCCAGAACCTGGCTGTCACAGCCAACAGGGTGAGTGCCTGGCTACAGGGTGGCCTGCTCTGGGTGCTCAGAGGACTAGTGTTTCAGGACAGTTGATGCTTTCAGGTTCCAGAAGCTCTGTGTTCTAGAAACATCGAGAGTTCAGGAATTGGACTCCTAGGCCTCATTGCAGGTTTGCTAAATCAGAATCTTGGGCTGGGAGTCTGGCCTTGTCACAGAAGATCAGTGTTATGCTGTAAGAGGTGCTGTTTGCCTGTGTTTCAGGGATGTGCATAACACAGGAATCCCAACACCAAGGTTCTTTTGAAATGGAGTAGTGGGAGGCGGGTCTTAACTTGGTATCTGTCTCCCAACATTTTGAGCCGAGACCAGCCTATATCTTCCCAGCGAGAGAAACTCTGTGGGTGGCTTTGCTGACTGAGGTAAAGCCAGATGGTCTCTGTAGCTCCAACGTTGCCCATGTCCCTCCCTTCTCTGCATCAAAGTGGTGAAGAACAAAGTTAGCTTAGATGGGGTGGGCTCATCCCCACTGCTTTTCTGGAGAGGAAATTGAGGGCCAGAACTGTGGAAAGCAACGCCCTTGAAACTGTAGGTGGCCCCTGTGTACCAGCCCTGTGTGTGACTGGAAAGCCCCCACCAAGAGGTAATGGGGCAGTTAGATGGGCTAAGGGCAGAGCACTTGTGTGGCTTGTGGTCAGGGGAAACCAGCCTGCAGCTACTGTATGTTAGCTAGGAGGTTCCCTTGTCCTCAAGGCCTGCAGGACGTCTTCCTGTAAAAGGTGGGGAGCCTGAGGTTAGGgatcaggagacagagccaaTTCAGCCACCATCTCCATTAATCTGGTCCTTAAAGTAGGCAGGCACTGCTGGCTCTTGAGTGGAGTTGTGGTGGCCTTCAGCAGGTGTGACACTCCTGCTACCAGCACCTCTTTCTGCCAGCCTCAGGTATGGAGGCAATGGATCTAGCTTGGGACTCACCTCTTCGTGGCCCAGAACATGCTTCCTTCATTTGTCCCTGGGGACCTTTAGTGCAGGCCAGCCTAGATCCTCCATGTCAGAGGGATTGGGACAATCTTATTTGGCTTGGTTTATGTACATTTGAGAATGGTCAAGGATGATGATCCAACTCTGGTTGTTTCCCGTAGAGCAGGAGCCTCTGAAGAGTGTTGGAGTAGTGTTGGAGTAGTTGAAGTAGTGTTGGAGTGTTGAAGTAGTGTTGGAGGCTGGTTACCTCAGGGAGTTGGGATGGACTCTCCACCCCACACCCTGAAGTGCCTGTGTGCCCCAGGTGCTGGACTGGTTCAGGAAGGTGTGGGCTAGCTTTCAGCCTTGTCTTATCCTGTCCCTCACCCCCAGGTTCTCACACCAGGCTTGCTTGCTAGTGTCATGCCTGTTGGCTGAGGTCATCCCTTAGGGAAGGAGCTGGCGGAGGCATGTTGTCCTGTACTAGAGGAAGGGGACCCTCTGACACCCTCTTTAGCACATTGCTTAGTCATATCCTGTCTCCACCCTTACACGCACCCAGACGCCTTTTATCGGGAAAAATGTGCTTGGGCCAGTTATAGGCAGGCAGGGCCCTCGTGGGTTTGAGACTACAGTAGggtgggcagtgaggtgggaggctTGAACTGGACAAGGCTGCTAGGGACAGAAATGAAGATGAATCTGGAAGAGCCTGTGGAGGGAGAGTCGTGGGTCACTGGCTGGGGAGGAAGCGTGGGGTTCTCAGGTATCTTACACCCTGAGCCAGGACCTGAGAGGCAGTGTAGGTCTTCAGAGGAATGATCAGTTGTACATCCTGTGGGCTCTCAGtgaactgtcctggaactttcagTCATCTTTACTGCGCTCCTAGAGGAAGAGGGATCTTTGGTATAACCAtccaggagaagggagggggagagacaagGATCTGTAATGAACTTTCGAGTGAAAAGTAAAGCTGGGTTGGAGCATGTGGCTGCTCGTGTGTGGGACTTCAGTGGAAGAACAGATGTGGATTGAGCTTGTGACTGGCCAGCAGCAAGGCTGGCAGAAGGGCAGATTATGCTGTATGAGCTCAGAGGTGACACTTCTCCAGATGGTTGGTCAGAAAGGTTGAAAAGCCATGGGGGAGGCAGTGTCTCAGAGGCTCCTGGAAGGCTTGTCCTTATTGAAGACCAAGTGGCCCTGAGGCCATTTCAACACTAATCAGGGAGAGACAGCAGAGGTGAGGTTCAAGGTGATGGGAAACAACTTTCATCCTTCAGTGGACTAGGGACACTCGGGACAAAAGATGTGTGTGGCCGTGTCAGAGAGCCAAGCACCTTTGTTTCTCTGAGGCTAGGGAGTATGTGGTGGCAgagtgatgggggtggggttctGGGGAGAGGACTGTCAAGAAGGGACCTCTGGAGCCATGGACTGACTGAGTAGATCTGACCCTACCCCTCTCTGGTCAGAACTGTCTCTACTACCTTTGACTTTATCATTAGAGGTCATtaggtggtggcagtggtggcggTGGCATcgggagtgggggcagggaggcagtGTGGCTACTTTGGGAAGGCTTTGTTCCCTGGGTACTGCAGGGCCCACTTCCCATCTACCTTTAACTTTTATATCCCTGAACTTCAGACTCTATAGCCACCTTATCCCATCTCTGACCCCTGGCCACAGCGGAGGCAACATCTCCTTGAACAAACGAGTTATACTCGAGCTGTGAGACTGTAGCCACACTTGTTTCCCTGTGACGTTCAGGTCCAACGCTAAAAAAGGGTTCAGACTTGGGAATGCTGGAGATGAGTATTTCTAGTCCAAGCTTTGTGTTTCAAaaatgggaaactgaggcccaggaggGCAAGAGGCTTCCTTCCTGTTCTTGAACAGGAAGTATTTAGCACAATGAGAATGTGGTTCCTGTGTGAATGGCGGCCAGAAGCAAAACTTGCACCCTCTCACCAAAATGGGCAGCAACCTCAGACGGTGTGTGTCACCTCTCCATAGCAGGAGCATAGGGACAGTGGTGGAGTCCCTGAGAGTGGGCACTGTGCAGCGCTACCCAGTCCCTGTGATTTGCTCCTTGCTTTCTAAACACAGAGCATCACTACTGAATCAGACTACGTCATGGCCCCACCTCCAACCTGCTGAACTCAGGGCAAGTTATGTCTTCAGTATGTGTAGCAGTCACAGAACATTTACTGCTGGTTTTGAACACTGAGTGagttaacagttttttttttttttttttttttttttttcgagacagggtttctctgtgtagctctggctgtcctggacctcactctgtagaccaggctggccttgaactcagaaatccgcctgcctctgcctcccaagtgctgggattaaaggcatgcaccaccaccacccggcgagtTAACAGTATCTGTGCTGAGGctacagagatgactcagtggttatgtgactcttctagaggacatgagttcagttcccagcacctatatcaggcagctcacaaccacccagaACTGCAGTTCTAAGGAATCCAGTGCCCTATACCCTGTTCTGATCTCAGGCACCCTCACACAAGTAGtcaacacacataaaaacacatacacatagacacatataaaaATAGGGTCTGAAAGGCTGGCTTCTCAGTTACCAGTGTTGTTTCTgccaaggacttgagttcagttccaagcatcTGTACAGCAGCTCCCAACTGTCtctaacaccctcttttggccatTGTAGGTACTAGGCATTATTGTGGtatgtagacacacatgcaggcaagcacTCATAACCTAAGAAATAAATCctacctggcagtggtggcgcacgcctttaatcccagcacttgggaggcagaggcaggtggatttctgagttcgaggccagcctggtctacagagtgagttccaggacagtcagagctacacagagaaaccctgtaaaaCTTGTTGCAAAGAACCTGAGCTCAGTTCTCGATATCCACACGACTACTTAAAACCATTTgttaacttcagctccaggagatgtgatgccctcttctggccttccacTAGACATGCACAAGgactcagacacataaaaatatgtaaatctataagacaacaaaaaccctaaataGTATCTGTGTTCAGAGTGAGCCACCTTGGGATCAGCTGCACATGGATATTGTGTGTTCTTCCCGTGTGGCCAAATTAGGAGGGGTCCTGAGTGTTCAGTACTGGGCCCCTGCACCCTAGCTAACCTTGTGGCTTGATAGATGAGGTAGGCCTGGTCTGGAAGGAGAAGTGCTGTAGTTGGGATTCTGGCCCCCATCAGCGAACTCTCTCTCCAGTTCCCAGAACTTGCTGCCTTCCATTCAGAAGCTGCTGTTACACTAGGCAGGACCAAGACCCTGGCCCTGGGCCCTGGAGGTGGGTGGGGTAAGCGTAGCTGCCAGGTTGATATTCTTCTGGTACTGGGTAGAGCCCTCAGCCCAAGAGTTGACAGTCAGAAGAATTAGCATAGTGGATGCTGTAGGACCCATCCTGGAGGCAGTCATGATGGCTTCCTGGAGAAAAGTAATTGTAACTTGGGCAGTTTGGGGCCTACAGTAAGGATTGTCAGAATCCAGAGGAACTGATGTGAAGGCCCTGTCCAGCTACACACCTCACCCTAGCCCTTTGCTCCCTCCTGCAGATCGAGGCGCTCCCCCCAGAGCTCTTCCAGTGTCGGAAGCTGCGGGCTCTTCACCTGGGCAACAATGTACTGCAGTCGCTGCCCTCTAGAGTGGGTGAGCTGACCAACCTGACGCAGATTGAGCTTC contains:
- the Lrrc8a gene encoding volume-regulated anion channel subunit LRRC8A; the protein is MIPVTELRYFADTQPAYRILKPWWDVFTDYISIVMLMIAVFGGTLQVTQDKMICLPCKWVTKDSCNDSFRGWAASSPEPTYPNSTVLPTPDTGPTGIKYDLDRHQYNYVDAVCYENRLHWFAKYFPYLVLLHTLIFLACSNFWFKFPRTSSKLEHFVSILLKCFDSPWTTRALSETVVEESDPKPAFSKMNGSMDKKSSTVSEDVEATVPMLQRTKSRIEQGIVDRSETGVLDKKEGEQAKALFEKVKKFRTHVEEGDIVYRLYMRQTIIKVIKFVLIICYTVYYVHNIKFDVDCTVDIESLTGYRTYRCAHPLATLFKILASFYISLVIFYGLICMYTLWWMLRRSLKKYSFESIREESSYSDIPDVKNDFAFMLHLIDQYDPLYSKRFAVFLSEVSENKLRQLNLNNEWTLDKLRQRLTKNAQDKLELHLFMLSGIPDTVFDLVELEVLKLELIPDVTIPPSIAQLTGLKELWLYHTAAKIEAPALAFLRENLRALHIKFTDIKEIPLWIYSLKTLEELHLTGNLSAENNRYIVIDGLRELKRLKVLRLKSNLSKLPQVVTDVGVHLQKLSINNEGTKLIVLNSLKKMVNLTELELIRCDLERIPHSIFSLHNLQEIDLKDNNLKTIEEIISFQHLHRLTCLKLWYNHIAYIPVQVGNLTNLERLYLNRNKIEKIPTQLFYCRKLRYLDLSHNNLTFLPADIGLLQNLQNLAVTANRIEALPPELFQCRKLRALHLGNNVLQSLPSRVGELTNLTQIELRGNRLECLPVELGECPLLKRSGLVVEEDLFSTLPPEVKERLWRADKEQA